In a single window of the Papaver somniferum cultivar HN1 chromosome 8, ASM357369v1, whole genome shotgun sequence genome:
- the LOC113303544 gene encoding methionine aminopeptidase 2B-like: MEGNGTDPQSVEIDRNPGVSDQLKNLQINNKQQDDDHVSSQDSYDTAISLSPPEKKDDDGDQGDVLVVNESQETAKKKKRKNKSKKKKEPLQQTDPPSIPCTRTFPIWDFPEGEIQDYKDEKLG; encoded by the exons ATGGAAGGAAATGGGACTGACCCTCAATCTGTTGAGATAGATAGAAACCCTGGGGTTTCTGATCAATTGAAAAACCTACAAATCAACAACAAACAGCAAGATGATGATCATGTCTCG TCTCAAGATAGCTATGACACGGCAATCTCGCTTTCACCTCCTGAAAAGAAAGATGATGATGGAGACCAAGGGGATGTGTTAGTAGTAAATGAATCACAAG AAACTgccaagaagaaaaaaaggaaaaacaaaagcaA aaaaaagaaagaacCCCTTCAGCAGACTGATCCGCCATCCATCCCTTGTACTAGAACTTTTCCCATCTGGGATTTCCCTGAAGGCGAaattcaagattacaaagacga GAAGCTGGGATAG